In Methanoregula formicica SMSP, the DNA window GCGCTTTTCCGTCTTTGCCACGGCTTCACGGATCTTCGGGATCGCATCGATGTTTGCCGATATGCTCGTGATGCCGTGCTCCACGAGCCAGGTGGCCATCTTCGGGTCGGAACCGGCCTGCCCACAGATCGAGCATTCGACATTGTAGGCCCGGCAGACCTGGATGGCGCTGTGGATGAGGGTGAGGACCGCCGGGTGTTTCGGGTTGTACATGTCCGCCACGTTCTCGTTGTTGCGGTCGATGGCAAGCGTGTACTGGATGAGGTCGTTGGTCCCAAATGAGGCGAACTTGATCCCGGCCCGGATGAAGTCCTCGATCATGAGGGCGCTTGCGGGGATCTCGATCATGATACCGAGCGTCACGTTCTCCACGTCAACGCCGCAGGCCCGCATCATCTCCTTGCCGACAATGAACTGGTCGGGATGGGAGACCATCGGGAACATGACGCCGAGGTTCTCGTAGCCCTCCTTCCAGAGGCGCTTGAAGGCCTCGATCTGGAGCCGGAACTGGTCCGGGCTCTGGAGGTCGCGGCGGATGCCTCTCCAGCCAAGCATCGGGTTGTGCTCGTGCGGCTCGTTCTCGCCGCCGGCCATGTTCCGGAACTCGTCGGTCGGGGCATCGAGTGTCCGAACCCAGACGGGCTTCCCGGGGAATGCATCGAGCACGATCTTGATGCCGTCATGGAGCTCTTTTACGAACTCCTCCTCGCGGTTGTTGGTGATGTACCAGCCGGGAGTCTTGTTGAGGCCGAGGATCAGGTGCTCGATCCGGAGCAGGCCCACGCCGTCTGCTCCCGTTGCTGCTGCCCGTGCCGCTGCCTCCGGGATGGAGACATTGACTTTCACGCTCGTTGCGGTGATGATCGGGGCGCTGACGGCCACAACCTGCCCTGCCGCGGGCGCCTGTGCGGAGGGTTTGGGTGCGATCTCGCCCTCGTACACGAGCCCCATCTCGCCATCGACCGTGATGACCTGCCCGTTCTTCAGCTGGTTGGTCGCGTTCCGTGTCCCGACAATGGCCGGGGTTCCAAGCTCGCGGCTCACGATGGCCGCGTGGCAGGTCATACCGCCCTCGTCCGTGATTATTGCAGCAACCTTGCGCATAGCCGGGACCATGTCCGGGTTCGTCATCCGGGTGACGAGGATATCGCCCTCCTTTACTGCTCCGGTGTCCTTTACGTCCCTGATGATGATGACCCTGCCGGAGGCGATCCCCGGGGCCGCACCCTGTCCCTTTAAGATGATTTTTGCATCCGATTTCTTCCCTGACATGTCCCTTCCTTCCTTCTTTCCTATCGTTGTGATCGGCCGTGACTGGAGGATGTAGATCGTCCCTGCCACAACGCCCCATTCAACATCCTGCGGCACCCCGTAGTGGTTCTCCGCGATCTTCCCGTACATGGCGAGCTTGGCGACTTCCGCGTCGGAGAGGACCTGTGTGTCCTGGCGGTCTTTTGAGACCTCGGCGAGTTTTGTGCCATGGTCGCCGTCGGCAATGATCTCCACTTTCTTGTTTGCGATATAGGTGTCGGTGACCAACTCCTTCCGCTGGTCGAAGACATACTTGTCCGGTGAGACCGAGCCAGAGACAACGGCCTCGCCCAGGCCCCACGATCCCTCGATGATCGTCTCGGGCTCTCCCGTGATGGGGTGGGACGTGAACATGACGCCGGCCTTCTCCGAGTGGACCAACTGCTGGACAACGACCGCAATGTTCACGGTATGGTCATCGAATCCCTGCTTTGCCCGGTAATAGATGGCCCGGGCACCGTAGAGCGAGGCCCAGCATTTCTGGACCGACGAGATGAGTGCCGCTTCACCTTTGATATTGAGGAAGGTCTCCTGCTGGCCGGCAAAACTTGCGTCCGGCAGGTCCTCGGCCGTTGCGCTCGAACGGACAGCAACGATCAGCTCGTCGCCCATCTTCTTGTAGGACTTTTTGATATCGTCGCGGATCGCTGCCGGCATCTTCGCTTTTAAGACCAGGTTCTTTGCATTGTCGGCAGCCTTCTCCAGCGCCACATTGTCTTCCACGTCGAGGTTCTCTAAGGATGAAAAAATCTTCTTCTCAAGACCGGTCTCGACTAAAAACCTGCGGAAAGCCTGGGCAGTGACCACGAAGGCCCTGGGGACCGGAAGGCCGATGGAGGCCATCTCCCCCAGGGAGGCACCCTTGCCCCCGACGGATATGATATCCTCCTTCCGGATCTCCTCGAGCCAGAGTATATTGGGCACATCTTTCATTGCTCGCACCACTTATGATCTTGCCGGCGCCCTGTTTAAGGGTTATGATGTCCGGCGCTTCCGGTGCGTGGGTCCTCCCTGGTATCCCATGCCACAGACCGGGTTTCTATAAAAAAGTGCCAGCCGGAAAAAGAATAATCCTCTTTAAGTACGGTGCCGATATTGTATGGGTTTTTATGGCAAACGCGAGAGTGCTCGTCAGCGATCCGCTGGCGGAAGAGGGGCTCGCCATCCTCCGGGCTGCCGTTGACGTAGACGTCAAAACGGACCTGAAAGAGGACGAGCTCTGTAAAATCATCGGGGATTACGATGCCCTGCTGGTACGGAGCGGCACCGATGTCAATGCAAAGGTTATCGGGGCTGCAAAGAAGATGAAGTTCATCGGGCGTGCCGGCGTGGGAGTCGACAATATCGACGTTGACGCGGCAACCCGGATGGGGATCATTGTTGCGAATGCTCCCGAGGGAAATACCCTTGCGGCAACCGAGCACACGATGGCGATGATGCAGTCGCTTGCCCGGAACATCCCGCAGGCAAACGCGAGCTTGAAGAAGAAAGAGTGGAAGCGCTCGAAGTTCATGGGCGTGGAACTGAACGAGAAGACGCTTGGTATTGTCGGGTTCGGCAGGATCGGCCGCGAGGTGGCAAAGCGGGCAAAGGCCATGGACATGAAGTGCGTGGCCTACGACCCGTTCATCACGCAGGAACGGGCGGCCCAGCTCGGCGTGGAGATGATGTCGATGGCGGATCTCTTCAAGGTCGCCGACGTCATCACCGTCCACACCCCGCTCATCCCCGAGACAACGCATGTGATCAACGAGAAGAGCATTGCCACGATGAAGGACGGCGTACGGATCATCAACTGCGCCCGTGGCGGTATCATCGATGAGAAGGCTCTCTACGATGCAATCAAGGCCGGGAAGGTTGCGGGAGCAGCCCTCGATGTCTTCGAGCAGGAGCCCCCGACCGAGTCCCCGCTCCTCACCCTCGACAATGTCATCGTGACACCGCACCTTGGGGCAAGCACGGTCGAGGCCCAGCTGAACGTTGCAGTATCGGTGGCAAAGCAGTGCATTGATGTCCTGAAGGGCGGATCGGCGAAGTACGTGGTGAACGCTCCCATGATCCCTTCCGAGCACACGGAAGCCCTCCAGCCCTTTGCCCAGCTCGCCGAGAAGATGGGCCGGTTTGCGGTGCAGGTCGCAGGTGGCAGGCTCTCCTCGGTCGAGTGCATCTATGGCGGCGAGCTCTCTGCCTATGCAGGAAGCATGAAATTCGTCACCCGGCTTGCCTTAAAGGGACTCCTCGACCCGATCCTCCAGCAGCCGGTCAACATCGTGAACGCGGAGTTCGTTGCAAAGGAGCGCGGCATTCAGGTCAGCGAGACCGTGACGGAAGAAGCCAAGGGTTTCAAAAACCTCATCACCATAAAGATCCGGACCGACAAGGGAGAGGAGACGGTCAGCGGCACGGTCTTCCAGAAGGGCCGGAGCCGGATTGTTGCAGTCGGCAGCTACACGATGGACCTGATCCCCGAGGGTCACCTGCTGGTTTCCAAGCATGTGGACCAGCCCGGCGTCATCGGGCGGGCAGCAACCGTGCTCGGCAAGAACAACATCAACATCGCGGGCATGCAGGTCGGCCGGTTCAACCCGAAGGAGCCGGCACTGATGGTCCTGAATGTTGACAGCCCCGTGCCGCAGCCCGTGATCGAAGAACTCCGCGGCCTGCCCGGAATCTCCTCCATGACGTTTGCCAAGATATCTGATGAGAAGATCTGAAGATAATCTAAAATCCTTTTTTCCGGCATTTCAACGATTCACAGGTCAAATTTTTTCCTTGTGATTATAGTCCCGACTAAAAAACTTGCAAGAATCCTTGCTGCTATTGTATTACGCGGGGGTCGGGCGGTGTACTACTTGCCCGGGCCGGGATTACAGAGATGTTGTGGTGGAGGGGATAACCTTGATTATCGTAACGGCAGTATACTCCATCAGTCAGGATGAGGCGTCTTCATGCCGCTTTCTGATCTGCTCACCCGGTACCCTGCTGATATCCGGAACCTGTATGCTGTACGGGATGTTCCGACACTTATCCGCTTTATGGGCCATCCCGATCCGAAAAACCGCACCATTGCTGTTGACACTCTGACGGACATCGGTGCTCCGGCAGTCCCTGCACTCATATCAGCTCTGCGATCGCCCCGGTCATATGTTCGCCTTGGCGCCATTGAAGCACTCGCCGGTATCAGGGACCCGGCATCGGCCGGTCCCCTTATCACCCACCTCCAGAAAGAGAAGCACAGCGAGCTTTTGTGCGCTGTAATCTTCGCCCTCGGGGAGACCGGATCGCCTGAGGCCATCCCCTGCCAGGTCCATCTGCTCTCTGACAATGCAAAGTACCTCCGGCTTGCAGCCGCGGTCTCGCTTGAACGGCTCGGGTGGGAACCGGAGAATGAACGCGATCGCCTCCGGTACCGTATCGCCCGGTGTGACTGGGACGCGGTCAGGAAGGCCGGGCCCGCCGCAGTCCCGTGGCTCTGTGATATTTCCCAGGATCCCGATCCTGCTATCCGGTCCC includes these proteins:
- the ppsA gene encoding phosphoenolpyruvate synthase → MKDVPNILWLEEIRKEDIISVGGKGASLGEMASIGLPVPRAFVVTAQAFRRFLVETGLEKKIFSSLENLDVEDNVALEKAADNAKNLVLKAKMPAAIRDDIKKSYKKMGDELIVAVRSSATAEDLPDASFAGQQETFLNIKGEAALISSVQKCWASLYGARAIYYRAKQGFDDHTVNIAVVVQQLVHSEKAGVMFTSHPITGEPETIIEGSWGLGEAVVSGSVSPDKYVFDQRKELVTDTYIANKKVEIIADGDHGTKLAEVSKDRQDTQVLSDAEVAKLAMYGKIAENHYGVPQDVEWGVVAGTIYILQSRPITTIGKKEGRDMSGKKSDAKIILKGQGAAPGIASGRVIIIRDVKDTGAVKEGDILVTRMTNPDMVPAMRKVAAIITDEGGMTCHAAIVSRELGTPAIVGTRNATNQLKNGQVITVDGEMGLVYEGEIAPKPSAQAPAAGQVVAVSAPIITATSVKVNVSIPEAAARAAATGADGVGLLRIEHLILGLNKTPGWYITNNREEEFVKELHDGIKIVLDAFPGKPVWVRTLDAPTDEFRNMAGGENEPHEHNPMLGWRGIRRDLQSPDQFRLQIEAFKRLWKEGYENLGVMFPMVSHPDQFIVGKEMMRACGVDVENVTLGIMIEIPASALMIEDFIRAGIKFASFGTNDLIQYTLAIDRNNENVADMYNPKHPAVLTLIHSAIQVCRAYNVECSICGQAGSDPKMATWLVEHGITSISANIDAIPKIREAVAKTEKRIILEAARTKDAE
- the serA gene encoding phosphoglycerate dehydrogenase, with the protein product MANARVLVSDPLAEEGLAILRAAVDVDVKTDLKEDELCKIIGDYDALLVRSGTDVNAKVIGAAKKMKFIGRAGVGVDNIDVDAATRMGIIVANAPEGNTLAATEHTMAMMQSLARNIPQANASLKKKEWKRSKFMGVELNEKTLGIVGFGRIGREVAKRAKAMDMKCVAYDPFITQERAAQLGVEMMSMADLFKVADVITVHTPLIPETTHVINEKSIATMKDGVRIINCARGGIIDEKALYDAIKAGKVAGAALDVFEQEPPTESPLLTLDNVIVTPHLGASTVEAQLNVAVSVAKQCIDVLKGGSAKYVVNAPMIPSEHTEALQPFAQLAEKMGRFAVQVAGGRLSSVECIYGGELSAYAGSMKFVTRLALKGLLDPILQQPVNIVNAEFVAKERGIQVSETVTEEAKGFKNLITIKIRTDKGEETVSGTVFQKGRSRIVAVGSYTMDLIPEGHLLVSKHVDQPGVIGRAATVLGKNNINIAGMQVGRFNPKEPALMVLNVDSPVPQPVIEELRGLPGISSMTFAKISDEKI
- a CDS encoding HEAT repeat domain-containing protein; its protein translation is MPLSDLLTRYPADIRNLYAVRDVPTLIRFMGHPDPKNRTIAVDTLTDIGAPAVPALISALRSPRSYVRLGAIEALAGIRDPASAGPLITHLQKEKHSELLCAVIFALGETGSPEAIPCQVHLLSDNAKYLRLAAAVSLERLGWEPENERDRLRYRIARCDWDAVRKAGPAAVPWLCDISQDPDPAIRSRVISLLGEIGAGEGCRACEAGIRDRDPGVRWASVLAAMNCGITPARMPLFLASRERTGPNPVAAGILNFLFLGLGYNYIGKWWGFPVFMAYMSVIVLAQLATSPFLPYLVAYPVTAFLGLHTYYLARRISDQG